One genomic segment of Impatiens glandulifera chromosome 6, dImpGla2.1, whole genome shotgun sequence includes these proteins:
- the LOC124941308 gene encoding probable serine/threonine-protein kinase PBL7 — protein MDETNNSPSTEVPYEDKNNLHKNNDPQTDHHHDIFSPTNILLIILPIVIIILLISILIIILILRRIKSSRTDTSKADSSSSVNNGDCMFLSHSIVNINASPDVNGGRCLYGANSVRVPTIKVKGVQVFTFKELEVATDRFSDGNVIGNGGFGVVYRGVLKDGIVAAIKRLHREGKQGERAFRIEVDLLSRLNSTYLVQLHGYCADQHHRLLIFEFMPNGSLHGHLHSSINSQYRSNLNWGIRLRIALDCARALEYLHEHTVPSVIHRDFKSSNILLNQHFRAKVSDFGLAKTGSDKINGMVSTRVLGTTGYLAPEYASTGKLTTKSDVYSYGVVLLELITGRVPVDTKRPPGEHVLVSWALPRLTNREKVMEMVDPSLQGQYSRKDLIQVAAIAAMCVQGEADYRPLMTDVVQSLIPLVKNHSTSCSSNSGRFSQNASPKC, from the exons ATGGATGAAACTAACAATTCTCCTTCAACAGAGGTTCCTTATGAAGATAAAAACAACCTTCATAAGAATAATGACCCTCAAACTGATCATCATCATGACATCTTTTCTCCCACAAACATTCTTCTTATCATCTTACCAATTGTCATAATCATCTTGCTCATATCAATACTCATCATCATACTCATCCTCCGACGAATCAAATCTTCAAGAACCGACACCAGCAAAGCCGACAGCAGCAGCAGCGTCAACAATGGAGACTGCATGTTTCTAAGTCACAGCATTGTAAACATCAATGCTAGTCCGG ATGTGAATGGgggaagatgtttatatggtgCAAATTCGGTAAGAGTTCCAACAATTAAGGTGAAAGGAGTGCAAGTGTTCACTTTTAAAGAACTTGAAGTAGCGACGGATAGATTTAGCGACGGAAATGTGATTGGAAATGGAGGTTTTGGTGTTGTGTATAGAGGGGTATTGAAAGATGGAATTGTTGCTGCAATTAAGAGACTTCATAGAGAAGGGAAACAAGGAGAACGTGCATTTCGGATTGAG GTTGATTTACTAAGTAGATTAAATTCCACATACTTGGTACAACTCCATGGCTATTGTGCAGACCAGCACCACAGGTTACTTATATTTGAGTTCATGCCAAATGGTAGTCTTCATGGCCATCTCCATAGTTCCATTAATAGCCAATATAGGTCAAATTTGAATTGGGGAATAAGACTACGAATCGCTCTAGATTGCGCTCGGGCTCTCGAGTACTTACACGAACATACGGTTCCTTCGGTTATTCACCGTGATTTCAAATCAAGCAACATTCTCTTGAACCAACATTTCAGGGCTAAGGTTTCTGATTTTGGTCTTGCTAAGACTGGTTCTGATAAAATCAATGGTATGGTTTCTACACGAGTTCTTGGGACCACAGGCTATTTGGCACCAGA ATATGCTTCAACGGGTAAGCTCACTACAAAGTCAGATGTATATAGCTACGGCGTGGTTCTCTTAGAGCTCATAACAGGTCGAGTGCCCGTGGACACCAAACGCCCCCCTGGGGAACATGTCCTCGTCTCATGG GCTCTTCCAAGGCTAACAAATAGAGAGAAAGTAATGGAAATGGTTGATCCATCTCTTCAAGGACAGTATTCAAGGAAGGATTTAATCCAG GTAGCAGCTATAGCTGCAATGTGTGTTCAAGGAGAGGCAGATTATAGGCCATTAATGACAGATGTAGTGCAGTCTTTAATTCCTCTAGTGAAGAATCATTCCACTTCATGTTCTTCAAATTCAGGAAGGTTTAGTCAGAATGCAAGTCCAAAGTGTTAG
- the LOC124941305 gene encoding UDP-N-acetylglucosamine transferase subunit ALG13 homolog: MSENDGERIVFVTVGTTCFDSLVKAVDTSQVKDELYKKGYTKLVIQMGRGTYNPIKCSGGNGCITVDYFTFSSSIADHLRSASLVISHAGSGSIFESLRLSKPLIVVVNEDLMDNHQSELAEELAERKHLFCARPQTLQQTIQCMDLQSLTPYHPGNAKPVSELINRFLGFPED, encoded by the exons ATGAGTGAGAATGATGGTGAAAGAATTGTATTTGTAACTGTTGGGACAACTTGCTTTGATTCCCTTGTTAAAGCTGTGGATACTTCACAAGTTAAAGATGAACTATATAAGAAAGGTTACACAAAACTAGTCATTCAAATGGGACGTGGGACTTACAATCCGATCAAG TGTAGTGGAGGAAATGGATGCATAACTGTAGATTACTTTACCTTCTCTTCCAGTATAGCTGATCATTTGAGATCAGCATCTCTTGTGATCAGTCATGCAG GATCAGGAAGCATATTTGAAAGTTTGCGGCTTTCTAAGCCTTTGATTGTTGTGGTAAATGAAGATTTGATGGACAATCATCAAAGTGAGCTTGCTGAGGAGTTGGCAGAAAGAAAACATTTGTTTTGTGCAAGACCACAAACTCTTCAGCAGACTATTCAGTGTATGGATCTGCAGTCTCTTACTCCTTATCATCCGGGCAATGCCAAGCCAGTTTCCGAGCTAATTAACAGGTTTCTCGGATTCCCAGAGGATTAA